The following proteins are co-located in the Deltaproteobacteria bacterium genome:
- a CDS encoding bifunctional precorrin-2 dehydrogenase/sirohydrochlorin ferrochelatase, whose amino-acid sequence MGYLPIYVEMNGRPCLVVGGGTVAERKIAALLENGTEVTVVSPEVTDNVARWSKQGLLKLLARRYRAGDTVGFNIVFAATDDPDLNEAVYRECQNGGTLINSADDPDRCDFILPSVLRRGDLTVAVSTGGQSPALARTIREELELYFTAEYEALVKLAAEVRAELHQRGISLPFESWQKALGGEVRQLLMRGDQAKARAMFLKDLNVQL is encoded by the coding sequence ATGGGTTATTTACCGATTTACGTCGAAATGAACGGGCGCCCCTGCTTAGTGGTGGGTGGCGGCACGGTGGCGGAGCGCAAGATCGCCGCTCTGCTTGAAAACGGTACCGAGGTGACAGTGGTCAGCCCCGAAGTGACGGACAACGTCGCGCGCTGGTCCAAGCAAGGTTTGCTGAAACTTTTGGCGCGCCGTTATCGCGCCGGCGACACCGTCGGGTTCAATATTGTTTTTGCCGCCACCGACGACCCAGATTTGAACGAGGCGGTCTATCGCGAATGCCAAAACGGCGGCACCTTGATCAATTCGGCGGACGACCCAGATCGCTGCGACTTTATTCTTCCCTCGGTGCTGCGGCGCGGCGACTTGACCGTGGCGGTCTCCACCGGTGGCCAGAGTCCCGCGCTGGCGCGCACGATCCGGGAGGAGTTAGAGCTTTATTTCACCGCCGAATACGAAGCCTTGGTGAAACTTGCGGCCGAGGTGCGTGCAGAGCTGCACCAGAGAGGCATCAGCCTGCCGTTCGAAAGTTGGCAAAAGGCGCTGGGCGGCGAGGTGCGTCAGCTGTTGATGCGCGGTGATCAAGCCAAGGCGCGGGCGATGTTTCTCAAAGACTTGAACGTTCAGCTGTAA
- a CDS encoding alpha/beta fold hydrolase, with protein sequence MKFFSKLLVVTVLGSVVAINIVAFMQARAMTRFVEGGERTARPEQLGLMDKLGVVVAGVNVPRPRNGNTPAQFALPFTTHRIPANDGAVLDAWHIAGKDNRPLILMFHGYAVSKSTLVSTARVFHALGASALLVDFYGSGDSSGSGTTIGVKEADDVAAVVNYAKRAWPDRRLVLYGMSMGGAAVLRAVAANGVQPDGVIIEAVFDSLLNTGRNRFRAMGLPSWPLAELLLFWGSVQKRFNFFAHNPADYARAVRCPTLILHGDKDARVSAAEAGRIAESMGARAKFVLFAGVPHTPIVAATPGKWRETVGEFLVQF encoded by the coding sequence TTGAAGTTCTTCAGCAAACTTCTCGTCGTTACCGTGCTTGGCTCCGTCGTGGCCATCAACATCGTTGCCTTTATGCAGGCGCGGGCGATGACGCGCTTTGTCGAAGGCGGCGAGCGCACGGCCCGGCCGGAACAGCTTGGCCTAATGGACAAACTCGGTGTTGTCGTTGCCGGCGTCAACGTCCCCCGGCCGCGCAACGGCAATACACCGGCGCAATTTGCTTTGCCGTTTACGACGCACCGGATTCCTGCCAACGATGGCGCTGTCCTCGATGCTTGGCACATTGCGGGCAAAGACAATCGGCCGTTGATCCTGATGTTTCACGGCTACGCGGTCAGCAAATCGACGCTGGTGAGCACGGCGCGCGTATTCCATGCTCTTGGTGCGTCGGCCCTGCTCGTGGATTTCTACGGTTCGGGCGATTCGTCGGGGAGCGGCACGACGATTGGGGTGAAGGAGGCTGATGATGTGGCTGCTGTTGTGAACTATGCGAAGCGAGCTTGGCCAGATCGAAGGCTTGTCCTGTACGGCATGTCGATGGGAGGAGCGGCGGTGCTGCGCGCGGTGGCGGCAAATGGGGTTCAGCCCGATGGCGTTATTATCGAGGCGGTCTTCGACAGTTTGCTCAACACCGGCAGGAATCGCTTCCGGGCGATGGGACTGCCGAGCTGGCCGCTTGCCGAGCTGCTGCTGTTTTGGGGCAGCGTTCAGAAACGCTTCAACTTTTTTGCCCACAATCCGGCCGACTATGCGCGCGCCGTTCGATGCCCGACGTTGATCCTCCATGGCGACAAGGATGCCCGCGTCTCGGCTGCCGAGGCGGGGCGCATCGCCGAATCCATGGGCGCGCGCGCCAAGTTCGTCTTGTTTGCCGGCGTGCCGCATACGCCGATCGTTGCCGCGACGCCGGGAAAATGGCGCGAGACCGTGGGAGAATTTTTGGTGCAGTTCTAG
- a CDS encoding ABC transporter substrate-binding protein has product MSEANKPVLSLAAGYHLRAKALCDGRVKLKNFELKAIAFEDDGFGHDQFLEGKFDTGEFSLAMYLALKSRGAPYMAIPVFPNRKFRQSYMFVPENSPLKDPKELKGKKVGIPSWLNTAGLWARGILGDEYGVKPADIHWVMPRANKVDITLPSGTRLDFVAGQVSLAARMLQGEFDAIIVPDFPEEKGWRRLLRDSKAVEQDFFKRTAIFPTSHAITFHAAYLQKHPGAAQEMFDACVEAKNLALRDDADATYSNFVWNRQVWEEQRAVMGPDPWKFGIKGNEKVLNTIVRYAEEQGLLAKKVTLSDLFVQIDEPG; this is encoded by the coding sequence ATGAGTGAAGCGAACAAGCCGGTGCTATCTTTGGCGGCTGGCTATCATTTGCGCGCCAAGGCGCTGTGCGATGGGCGCGTGAAGCTGAAAAACTTTGAATTGAAGGCAATTGCGTTTGAAGACGACGGCTTCGGCCATGACCAGTTTCTCGAAGGTAAGTTCGACACCGGCGAGTTTTCACTGGCCATGTACCTGGCGCTCAAGAGCCGCGGCGCGCCCTACATGGCGATCCCGGTATTTCCCAATCGCAAGTTTCGCCAGTCCTACATGTTTGTGCCGGAAAACTCGCCCCTCAAAGATCCCAAAGAATTGAAAGGCAAAAAAGTCGGCATTCCGAGTTGGCTCAACACCGCTGGCCTCTGGGCACGCGGTATTTTGGGCGACGAATACGGTGTGAAGCCGGCCGACATTCACTGGGTGATGCCGCGAGCGAACAAGGTCGACATTACGTTGCCGAGTGGCACCCGGCTCGACTTCGTCGCGGGCCAAGTTTCGTTGGCGGCGCGCATGCTCCAGGGAGAGTTCGACGCGATCATTGTGCCGGACTTTCCCGAAGAGAAAGGTTGGCGTCGATTGCTGCGCGACTCCAAAGCGGTGGAGCAGGATTTCTTCAAGCGCACGGCAATCTTTCCCACCAGCCATGCCATCACGTTTCATGCGGCCTATTTGCAAAAGCATCCTGGCGCGGCCCAGGAGATGTTCGACGCCTGCGTCGAGGCGAAAAACCTCGCGCTGCGCGACGACGCCGACGCGACCTACTCGAACTTCGTCTGGAACCGGCAGGTGTGGGAAGAGCAGCGCGCGGTGATGGGGCCGGACCCGTGGAAGTTTGGCATCAAAGGGAACGAGAAGGTCTTGAACACCATTGTGCGCTACGCGGAGGAGCAGGGGCTGTTGGCGAAGAAGGTCACGCTGAGCGATTTGTTTGTTCAGATCGATGAACCAGGCTAG
- a CDS encoding ethanolamine utilization protein EutA produces MAIITHQHGGHGDRGHDHEGAVGPHTHLTSVGIDIGSSTSHLMFSRLLIGYPSMLQRKPVVLERNVIARSPILLTPFSGDWNIEAGPLRELVERTFQEAGLSRDDIDTGAVIITGEAARRDNAAKIAGLFADESGKFVCATAGPTLETIMAAHGSGAVQQSREQGLTLLNIDIGGGTTKISLIVEGRIRATTAVNIGARLVAHNGSDEIVRLEKGGRRFLADLGQNLDYGAKVPTELRARLAQRMARALFEAVTTGQQPWDDFYVTPALGSLAKVDGLLFSGGVSEYIYAREAAAFGDLGPYLGREIRGEAEKRGFDIYEAGEGIRATVIGASQYTVQLSGETIFVPPTFALPVRNLRVFVAETDWQAPVAERVEQTVAKVLGERDAEVRGTPFALAFSTPPFVGYGAVQDMAKGIDAALARMNADDRPIALVFGQNVGQVMGNMLSAKWNMPCIDEVTLSELDFIDVGEVVPEEGFVPVVIKSLAFGV; encoded by the coding sequence ATGGCGATCATCACCCATCAACACGGCGGTCACGGCGACCGCGGCCACGATCATGAAGGCGCGGTCGGGCCGCATACGCATCTGACCAGCGTCGGTATCGACATCGGTTCTTCGACTTCGCATTTAATGTTTTCGCGCTTGCTGATCGGCTATCCGTCGATGTTGCAGCGCAAACCTGTGGTGCTCGAACGCAACGTGATTGCCCGCTCGCCGATTTTACTGACGCCGTTCTCCGGCGATTGGAATATCGAAGCCGGGCCGCTGCGTGAATTGGTCGAGCGCACGTTCCAGGAAGCGGGCTTGTCGCGGGACGATATCGACACCGGCGCGGTGATCATCACCGGCGAGGCGGCGCGGCGTGACAATGCGGCGAAAATCGCTGGGCTGTTCGCCGACGAGAGCGGCAAATTTGTCTGCGCGACGGCAGGGCCGACGCTTGAGACGATCATGGCGGCGCACGGCTCCGGCGCGGTACAGCAAAGCCGCGAACAAGGGCTGACGCTCCTCAACATCGACATCGGCGGCGGCACGACCAAAATCAGTTTGATCGTAGAGGGGAGGATTCGCGCCACGACGGCGGTCAATATCGGCGCGCGTCTGGTGGCGCACAACGGCAGCGACGAGATCGTCCGGCTAGAAAAAGGCGGACGAAGATTTCTCGCCGACTTGGGGCAAAATCTCGACTACGGCGCCAAGGTTCCGACCGAGCTGCGCGCGCGCTTGGCGCAACGCATGGCGCGGGCGCTGTTCGAGGCGGTCACGACTGGGCAGCAACCGTGGGATGATTTCTATGTCACGCCGGCGCTCGGCAGTTTGGCTAAAGTCGACGGTTTGCTGTTTTCCGGCGGCGTCTCCGAATACATTTATGCGCGCGAAGCGGCCGCCTTCGGCGATCTTGGTCCCTATCTTGGACGGGAGATTCGCGGTGAGGCTGAGAAGCGCGGCTTCGACATCTACGAAGCCGGCGAAGGGATTCGCGCCACGGTGATCGGCGCGTCGCAATACACCGTGCAGTTGAGCGGCGAGACCATCTTCGTGCCGCCGACGTTTGCGCTGCCGGTGCGCAACCTGCGCGTGTTCGTCGCGGAGACCGATTGGCAGGCGCCGGTGGCGGAGCGCGTCGAACAAACGGTTGCCAAAGTGCTCGGTGAGCGCGATGCCGAAGTGCGCGGCACGCCGTTCGCTTTGGCTTTTTCGACGCCGCCTTTCGTCGGCTACGGCGCCGTGCAAGATATGGCCAAAGGCATCGATGCCGCGTTGGCGCGCATGAACGCCGACGATCGGCCGATCGCGCTGGTCTTCGGCCAGAACGTCGGTCAGGTGATGGGCAATATGCTTTCGGCCAAGTGGAACATGCCATGCATCGACGAGGTGACCTTGTCGGAGCTGGACTTCATCGACGTCGGCGAAGTCGTACCGGAAGAAGGCTTTGTGCCGGTGGTGATCAAGAGCCTGGCCTTTGGCGTTTGA
- a CDS encoding dihydrodipicolinate synthase family protein translates to MKDLVRGIVLPTPTVFREDGSIDEKMMRELTEWFVACGVQAFFILGSYGQGPALNPEERKRVAEITIQQVKKRVPVVVHIGAIDPYTAIDLGRHAKSIGADAIGHVGPYYYADRSEYEVIEHFKMVDRALGMPILVYNNPRYSGYNIHPAFMAKLVEAVPNIFGAKLAMGSVDEAMAYMKLVKAPFAPYALASNLVSAMSVGVAGTISPPLAVTPEIGVTLVQAIDAGDAVKALALQKDIIRIHDIFLRLAGPFGRTIYCEGMRLRGFDVKMYPRWPSKPLTREAYDEIRDLFTELKIIGSAAKAVA, encoded by the coding sequence ATGAAGGACCTGGTGAGAGGAATTGTTTTGCCGACTCCGACCGTCTTTCGTGAGGACGGCAGCATCGATGAGAAGATGATGCGTGAGTTGACGGAGTGGTTCGTCGCTTGTGGCGTGCAGGCATTTTTTATTTTGGGTTCGTATGGACAGGGACCCGCGCTCAATCCAGAGGAGCGCAAGAGAGTTGCCGAGATTACGATCCAGCAAGTGAAGAAGCGTGTCCCGGTCGTGGTCCACATCGGTGCCATCGATCCCTACACGGCGATTGATTTAGGGAGGCACGCCAAGTCGATCGGCGCGGACGCCATTGGTCATGTCGGACCGTATTACTACGCCGATCGTTCGGAGTACGAGGTCATAGAACATTTCAAAATGGTCGACCGCGCCCTCGGCATGCCGATTCTGGTTTACAACAATCCGCGCTACTCGGGTTACAACATCCATCCCGCTTTCATGGCGAAGCTGGTCGAAGCGGTGCCAAATATTTTCGGCGCTAAGCTGGCGATGGGTAGCGTTGACGAGGCGATGGCGTATATGAAACTGGTCAAAGCGCCGTTCGCACCCTATGCTTTAGCGAGCAACTTGGTTTCGGCAATGTCCGTGGGTGTCGCCGGCACGATCAGCCCACCGTTGGCGGTGACGCCGGAGATCGGTGTTACATTGGTGCAGGCGATCGACGCCGGCGATGCGGTGAAAGCGTTGGCGCTGCAGAAAGATATCATTCGTATCCACGATATCTTTTTGCGTTTAGCTGGGCCGTTTGGCCGGACGATTTACTGCGAGGGCATGCGGCTGCGCGGTTTCGATGTGAAAATGTATCCGCGCTGGCCGTCCAAGCCGCTGACTCGCGAGGCTTATGATGAGATAAGAGATCTGTTTACGGAGTTGAAGATCATTGGCTCGGCGGCCAAGGCGGTGGCGTAG
- a CDS encoding FAD-binding oxidoreductase: MERFEYLIIGAGFAGAATAYQLTRRGVRDVLIIDQEAIPGFHASGRNAAIVRQCVPEPEVARLTLEGADFIRNVPDDFPEPVSFKRTGSLLLGAGAGWAKLQNDAAIGRQAGIELELWTPQQTKKHVPILERAEFDGALWCGSDGIVDIHALLSGYLKAAAKSGARVQYNHAVRELRASSGDCEVVTSRDRFTAKVIVNAAGAWANQLAGLAGAKTLPMRPCRRHLFVSGALSWVDKGWPFVWDTTHDIYFRPEGDGLLLCACDQEELPPGDPPVNGFVQEVLAEKIQRHMPALSEVSISRSWAGFRTLTSDGRFIIGWDQGVKSLFWVAGLGGHGMTTSAAVGELAADLLIAGRGKKAEAFAPGRFN, translated from the coding sequence ATGGAGCGCTTCGAATACCTCATCATTGGCGCCGGCTTTGCCGGCGCGGCCACGGCCTATCAATTGACCCGTCGCGGCGTGCGGGATGTGCTCATCATCGACCAAGAAGCCATCCCCGGTTTTCATGCCTCCGGCCGCAACGCTGCCATCGTGCGCCAGTGTGTGCCTGAGCCCGAGGTCGCGCGCTTGACCCTGGAGGGCGCTGACTTTATTCGCAATGTGCCCGACGATTTTCCTGAACCGGTTTCTTTCAAACGCACCGGCTCGCTCCTGTTGGGCGCCGGTGCCGGTTGGGCCAAGCTGCAAAACGATGCCGCGATCGGCCGCCAAGCCGGTATCGAACTGGAGTTGTGGACACCGCAGCAAACTAAGAAACATGTGCCGATCCTTGAGCGCGCCGAGTTTGATGGCGCGCTCTGGTGCGGCAGCGACGGCATCGTCGACATTCACGCGCTGCTCTCCGGCTATCTCAAAGCGGCAGCGAAAAGTGGCGCGCGAGTGCAGTACAACCACGCCGTGCGCGAGTTGCGTGCGTCGAGCGGCGACTGCGAGGTCGTTACCAGCCGCGATCGATTTACTGCCAAGGTGATCGTCAACGCCGCTGGAGCCTGGGCTAATCAGCTGGCCGGGCTAGCCGGCGCCAAAACGCTGCCGATGCGGCCGTGCCGGCGCCATCTTTTCGTCTCTGGCGCGCTTTCGTGGGTCGACAAAGGTTGGCCGTTTGTTTGGGACACCACCCACGATATTTATTTCCGGCCGGAAGGCGACGGTTTATTACTGTGCGCCTGCGATCAGGAAGAGCTGCCGCCCGGCGATCCGCCGGTGAATGGCTTCGTGCAGGAAGTCTTGGCGGAAAAAATTCAGCGCCACATGCCGGCACTGTCCGAGGTGAGCATCAGCCGAAGCTGGGCCGGTTTTCGCACGCTCACTAGTGACGGCAGGTTTATCATTGGCTGGGACCAAGGCGTGAAAAGTCTATTCTGGGTTGCAGGGCTGGGCGGTCATGGCATGACCACCAGTGCGGCCGTGGGGGAGTTGGCGGCGGATTTGTTGATTGCTGGACGTGGAAAGAAGGCAGAGGCGTTTGCGCCGGGGCGGTTCAACTAG
- a CDS encoding uroporphyrinogen-III synthase, with amino-acid sequence MGELIRRYGGEPIVAPSMREVPLSENRAALDLLAQIEGGKFDLLILLTGVGTKALNETLLGQYPQEKIVAALRQVQLVARGPKPVAALKELGLQPTLVAPSPNTWRELLATLDGALDLPGKRIAIQEYGIANPQLIAALEQRGAQVTSMPIYRWALPEDIAPLRDATFNILNGTVDVVLFTNGAQVDHLFKIAAYDKAEVPLRAALKKIVVASVGPVCTEVLEQVGIKPDVEAAPPKMGSLVAQAAAIARNILADKQRSALAEDECR; translated from the coding sequence ATGGGCGAGCTGATTCGCCGCTACGGCGGCGAGCCGATTGTCGCTCCGTCCATGCGCGAAGTACCGCTCAGCGAAAACCGCGCGGCTTTAGATCTTCTCGCACAGATAGAAGGCGGCAAGTTCGATCTGCTCATTCTTCTCACAGGTGTCGGCACAAAGGCGCTCAACGAAACGCTGCTCGGTCAATATCCACAAGAGAAAATCGTCGCTGCGCTCAGGCAGGTGCAACTGGTCGCGCGCGGCCCCAAACCCGTGGCAGCCCTGAAGGAACTCGGGTTGCAGCCCACGCTCGTGGCGCCGTCGCCCAATACCTGGCGTGAATTGTTGGCGACGCTGGATGGCGCCTTAGACTTGCCGGGCAAGCGCATCGCGATTCAAGAATACGGCATCGCCAATCCGCAATTGATCGCGGCGCTGGAGCAGCGCGGTGCGCAAGTTACTTCGATGCCGATCTATCGCTGGGCGTTGCCGGAAGATATCGCCCCGCTGAGAGACGCAACGTTCAATATTCTTAACGGCACCGTCGACGTTGTACTGTTTACCAACGGCGCGCAGGTCGATCATCTTTTCAAGATTGCCGCCTACGACAAAGCCGAGGTGCCGTTGCGAGCCGCCCTCAAGAAAATCGTCGTGGCTTCAGTCGGTCCGGTTTGCACCGAAGTGCTGGAACAAGTTGGGATCAAACCAGATGTCGAGGCAGCGCCGCCGAAGATGGGATCGCTCGTCGCGCAGGCGGCGGCGATTGCGCGGAACATTCTCGCCGATAAACAGCGGAGCGCATTGGCTGAGGACGAGTGTCGCTAG
- a CDS encoding VWA domain-containing protein, with protein sequence MRIHRYTEWDGTQTVQFPTTDDLLKQLSDNLLEEEGVRRALRDLMRRGFTSEDGQRSVKGLRDFLRQADEKRRELLNKYSPDSFKLSPEEQQKMMDKLGNMAEKLEAYHEQMRNFMERMSGQHADRMNEMQQRMQEAYQKYQELQNRLKHQISDRGMPQPQPGSQDFQSMMDMLDRMNQLLQDENFLKNLPSMIDRAADDLENMLDNLDSMTQDQLQQLSDMMHQMQQLEQLMNQYPFQGSQRMGMGEAGQILGQLRGLERFLRWGQRGMGDPSELDIEELRELLGEEAYEQLKYLKGVEQMLEEEGYIQRTSHGLKLTPKGMRKIGDKALREIFQMLNKGRWGNHNMSKRGSQGERLEETKKYEYGDPMNVNITETLMNSLEHKKPGEPVRIGPNDWSVDRVEYSTASETALCIDVSYSMLMNDALHAGKKVALALHRLIETKYPQDTLHLVAFRSNAKLIKAEDLPNIVSLTYFMEHGTDIKEALRFSRQLLGSHKATNRQIILITDGEPTAASLDKGGRLHSGWGSALLHSRIVHETLKEVKRCTQSGIKINTFMLGADFYRQGFVDQLSRLNTGRVFYTTPDQMGNYIMVDYIANKRKRVRG encoded by the coding sequence ATGCGTATTCACCGCTACACTGAGTGGGACGGCACGCAAACGGTGCAGTTCCCCACCACCGACGATCTGCTCAAGCAGCTCTCCGACAACTTGCTCGAAGAAGAAGGTGTGCGGCGCGCGTTGCGCGACCTGATGCGGCGCGGCTTTACTTCGGAAGACGGCCAGCGCTCGGTCAAAGGCTTGCGCGATTTTCTCCGCCAGGCCGATGAAAAACGGCGCGAGTTGCTCAATAAATATTCCCCCGATTCGTTCAAACTGTCGCCGGAAGAGCAGCAAAAGATGATGGACAAGCTCGGCAACATGGCCGAGAAGCTGGAAGCCTACCACGAGCAGATGCGCAACTTCATGGAGCGCATGTCGGGCCAGCACGCCGACCGCATGAACGAGATGCAGCAGCGCATGCAGGAAGCCTACCAGAAATACCAAGAGCTGCAGAATCGGTTGAAGCATCAGATCAGCGACCGCGGCATGCCGCAGCCGCAGCCCGGCAGTCAAGATTTTCAGAGCATGATGGACATGCTCGACCGCATGAACCAACTGCTGCAGGACGAGAACTTTCTCAAGAACCTTCCGAGCATGATCGACCGCGCCGCCGACGATCTGGAAAACATGCTCGACAATCTCGATTCGATGACGCAAGACCAACTGCAGCAGTTGAGCGACATGATGCACCAGATGCAGCAGTTGGAACAGCTGATGAATCAGTACCCGTTCCAAGGCTCGCAGAGAATGGGCATGGGCGAAGCCGGCCAAATCTTGGGCCAGCTGCGCGGCCTCGAACGATTTCTGCGCTGGGGCCAGCGCGGCATGGGCGACCCGTCGGAATTGGACATCGAAGAGCTGCGCGAGCTGTTGGGTGAAGAAGCCTACGAGCAGCTAAAATATTTGAAAGGCGTCGAGCAGATGCTCGAAGAAGAAGGCTACATCCAACGCACTAGCCACGGCTTAAAGCTCACGCCCAAGGGCATGCGCAAGATCGGCGATAAGGCGCTGCGCGAAATTTTTCAGATGCTCAACAAAGGGCGCTGGGGCAACCACAACATGTCCAAGCGCGGCTCCCAGGGCGAGCGGCTCGAAGAGACCAAGAAATACGAGTACGGCGACCCGATGAACGTCAACATCACCGAGACGTTGATGAATTCGTTGGAGCATAAAAAACCCGGTGAGCCGGTGCGCATCGGCCCCAACGATTGGTCGGTGGACCGCGTCGAGTACTCCACCGCCAGCGAGACCGCGCTGTGCATCGACGTCAGCTATTCGATGCTGATGAACGACGCGCTCCACGCCGGCAAGAAAGTCGCGCTGGCGCTGCACCGCCTGATCGAGACCAAATATCCCCAAGACACGCTGCATCTGGTCGCCTTTCGCTCGAACGCGAAATTGATCAAAGCCGAAGATCTGCCCAACATCGTTTCGCTGACTTATTTCATGGAGCATGGCACCGACATCAAAGAAGCGCTGCGCTTTTCGCGCCAACTATTGGGCTCGCATAAAGCTACCAACCGGCAAATTATCTTGATCACCGACGGCGAACCGACAGCGGCGAGCTTAGACAAAGGCGGCCGCCTGCACAGCGGCTGGGGCTCGGCGCTCTTGCACAGCCGCATCGTTCACGAGACCTTGAAAGAAGTGAAGCGCTGCACCCAGAGCGGCATCAAGATCAACACCTTCATGTTGGGCGCCGACTTTTATCGCCAGGGTTTCGTCGACCAGCTCTCGCGACTCAACACCGGCCGCGTCTTCTACACCACCCCCGATCAGATGGGCAACTACATCATGGTCGACTACATCGCCAACAAGCGTAAGCGCGTCCGCGGCTAG
- a CDS encoding ABC transporter substrate-binding protein, translating into MTNRRQIFSLTLLALLCLLPARLQAQKFVQAYSSISALNATFWTIQDAGFAKQEGIDTELVYIPSSSTVAQATLAGEVMISPANGQVIVDVGLQGGDLVAMGGITNVVAFYIMATPEIKTVNDLKGKTVGVTRFGSSGDVGIRMFLTKYGLEPIKDVPLVQFGGLPEIATAMSKRTVHAAAFSQPMAYHAQQGGAHMIANLSKENIPFLHVGITTTRKFVRERRSQAKAYLRAYGRAVHFMHTRKEEAKAIISKYTKIKDPAILEGSLVYGYDFIEKVPLVKPPAFQISIEDSAKKNPKAKTAKPEQFYDNSLVQELIDEGFFTKLWGKSPL; encoded by the coding sequence ATGACGAATCGAAGACAAATTTTCAGTCTTACTTTACTCGCGCTGCTGTGTTTATTGCCCGCGCGTTTGCAGGCGCAAAAGTTCGTTCAGGCTTACTCGTCGATCAGCGCGCTAAACGCGACGTTCTGGACCATCCAGGACGCGGGCTTTGCCAAGCAGGAGGGGATCGACACCGAGCTGGTTTACATTCCGAGCTCGTCGACGGTGGCGCAGGCGACCTTAGCCGGAGAAGTGATGATCTCACCGGCCAACGGCCAGGTCATCGTTGACGTCGGTTTACAGGGCGGCGATCTGGTCGCCATGGGCGGCATCACGAACGTGGTGGCGTTCTACATCATGGCGACGCCGGAGATAAAAACCGTCAACGACCTGAAGGGCAAAACCGTCGGTGTGACCCGCTTTGGCTCGTCCGGGGATGTCGGCATTCGCATGTTCTTGACCAAGTATGGGCTCGAACCGATCAAGGACGTGCCGTTGGTGCAGTTCGGCGGGCTGCCGGAAATCGCCACGGCGATGTCGAAGCGCACCGTGCATGCGGCGGCGTTCTCCCAGCCGATGGCCTACCACGCGCAGCAGGGCGGCGCGCATATGATCGCGAATTTATCGAAAGAAAATATTCCGTTCCTGCACGTCGGCATCACCACCACGCGCAAGTTCGTGCGCGAGCGGCGCAGCCAGGCCAAAGCCTATCTGCGCGCCTACGGCCGCGCCGTTCATTTCATGCACACACGCAAGGAAGAGGCGAAGGCGATTATTTCCAAATACACCAAGATCAAAGATCCGGCTATTCTCGAGGGCAGTTTGGTCTATGGCTACGACTTCATCGAAAAAGTGCCGCTGGTGAAACCGCCGGCCTTTCAAATAAGCATCGAGGACAGCGCCAAGAAAAATCCCAAGGCTAAAACCGCCAAGCCGGAGCAGTTCTACGACAACAGCCTGGTGCAGGAGTTGATCGACGAAGGGTTTTTCACCAAGCTGTGGGGCAAAAGTCCGCTTTAG
- a CDS encoding ABC transporter substrate-binding protein: MRKILGLIIFFIASALPNAFAQERVRMALSVRNVVFLPFYYARDMKIYDKHGLNVELIQMRSDLQLTGVVSSEIDYTPAIGPAAYPIANGAPLKAVAVMYKAPLFSLVGLPAIANAKDLEGKKVAVSRIGSDSHRYGSQLLEIGGADPKKVTFIQTGSTTVSLQSLQQGVVNGAILSPPFTGIVAEKGYKVLVRNRQLIDSPWLGLVASRQKLERQPDQVRNMLRAMRDVLTAIKRDKPAVVSYIAKNFSVSQTNATESYEDINGVIIDSMTMHNDQLQKYLETSYQGAELPKPLSVADMFDLSLVRNLK; encoded by the coding sequence ATGCGAAAAATTTTAGGTCTCATCATTTTTTTTATAGCAAGCGCGCTGCCCAACGCGTTCGCCCAGGAGCGCGTGCGCATGGCTTTGTCGGTGCGCAATGTGGTGTTCTTGCCGTTCTACTATGCGCGCGACATGAAGATTTATGACAAGCACGGCTTGAACGTCGAGTTGATTCAGATGCGCAGCGACCTGCAATTGACGGGCGTGGTGTCTAGCGAGATCGACTACACGCCTGCCATTGGCCCGGCCGCCTATCCGATTGCCAATGGCGCGCCGCTCAAAGCAGTGGCGGTGATGTACAAGGCGCCGCTGTTTTCCTTGGTTGGCTTGCCGGCGATCGCCAATGCCAAAGATTTGGAAGGCAAAAAAGTCGCGGTCTCGCGCATCGGTTCCGATAGCCATCGCTATGGCTCGCAGCTACTCGAGATCGGTGGCGCCGATCCGAAGAAGGTAACGTTTATTCAGACCGGCAGCACGACGGTAAGCCTGCAGTCGCTCCAGCAGGGCGTGGTGAACGGGGCGATTCTGAGCCCGCCGTTTACCGGCATCGTTGCGGAGAAGGGCTACAAAGTTCTAGTGCGCAACCGGCAATTGATCGACTCGCCCTGGCTGGGACTGGTGGCGAGCCGGCAAAAGTTGGAGCGCCAGCCCGATCAAGTGCGCAACATGCTGCGCGCCATGCGCGACGTGTTGACCGCGATTAAACGCGACAAGCCTGCGGTGGTTTCGTACATCGCGAAAAACTTTAGCGTCAGCCAGACCAATGCCACCGAGTCCTATGAGGACATCAACGGCGTGATCATCGACTCGATGACGATGCACAATGATCAGCTGCAAAAATATCTCGAAACCTCCTATCAAGGCGCCGAGCTCCCCAAGCCGCTTTCGGTGGCGGACATGTTCGATCTTTCGTTGGTCAGGAATCTGAAGTAG